The segment AGTCAAAAATTTTGGGCTTGCCAAGTACTCTcagagtctgagtctgagtctgcaaACTATGGGTTAAGAAGTTGTTGCTTAAAAATTAGTTTATTCAGCCTAAGGTAATCAGTGCACTCAAGTAGGCTCACTATAATAAGGATGCTTTATGGTTAACTAGACTTCTTTCCATTTTTTGTTAGAGTGTGCATGAGACTCTTCTGGGATGAATTAGGGGCATTTTTGTTGCTCTTGAGCTGTGTGATATTACCTTTGGTTTCTGCATCTTACAACTCAAATTGCTATATTATACGTTATGTTTATTAATGCCCTCTATCTACAAATCAATTCAATGTTTTTTGTGTACGTCTTCATGAAGTGCATTTATAACTGTTttcattttaaacttgtcattgtGTAGCAATAGATTTATACAGAAACTGGTCATATAGTGCATTACGAGCATTACAATCCTCTTCCATGGCAAATTTGGGAGATCAGAAAGGTGTGGCAGAAGATATTAAAGTTAGTTTGGATGGAAAGGAACAGGAGAATATACCAAATACTGAAGATAGTGAAGATGTTGAGTTAGAGAAAGGTTATAAAATGTCGACTGTTTGTGACAGAATGATTGATGTTTTCATGACCGAGAAACCTAATTCAAGTGATTGGAGGAAGCTATTGGCATTCACTGAGGAATGGGAAAAGATTAAGCCTCACTTTTTTAATCGGTGTAGAATGCGGGCGGATGATTCAAACGATCCTGAAATCAAACAGAATCTACTCAGGCTTATTAGGAAGGTGAAGGAGGTAAGACAATTTCTAGCTATCAAGTGTGCTGTGTTGTGTACTTTCTGTATTCAGATGCATTAGTTTGAGAACAATTACAAAGAATTAAATTGCCAGAAGCAGAACAATACATCATAATTTGTCTGAAGAGAAGAAAAGACAAACACTTATCATCATCTCTATTATATCCCTCTCTCCTTGTTTATTTGGTTACATAATACAGAAGCTGCTGGTAAATGGACTGTATATTTATTTTGGACTGGTTCCTATTTTGAGTTAATTGAAAATGACAGTTCATTGGATACTAATCTGCTATGTATAGTCAAGGCCACtcgtttgatttttttttttgatatgttCTATAACATTTAACAATTGAAATTTGTTAATAGCAATCTAAATTCAAAGCTGGGTTCCAGGTTGATGATGACATGCAGAGGCATAATGAACTTTTCAAACAAGTTCAAGAGAATCCATTAGAAATTGATACCATTGTTGCTCGGCGTCGCAAAGATTTTACTAGGGACTTCTTTGAGCATCTTAAAATTATTTCTGATAGTCATCAAAACAATTTGGAAGCCAAGGATGGTAGGTATTAATGTTTCAAACTTTATTTATTAAGTTTCAAGTTTTTCTTATGCTTGTATGTTCCTCCAAAGTTATAGTaaaatagtttttgttgtggacTCAGATTGAGAGTATGGTAAGGGAATGCGAGCACAAACTTTTAACCTTTTTATTGGGAATATAGATATTTTGGCCATTCCTaagattgttgatatttttgtaCACGTAGAACTGGCAAGGATAGCAAGTAAATGCTTGACAGCATTACAAGCACACGATAAAGCACTTGCAGATCATGTGGCACTTGGTAAGGCCCAGCTCAAATTTGATGATGTCCTCAATTCACCATCTTTGGAAGTTGCACGCAACAAAATAAATAATCTGGCCAAGAAAAACCAACTGGATTCAACATTCATGTTGACTGTCTCTAAAGCATGGGCAGCTGCCAAAGAATCAACACTGATGAAGGATGAGGTATGAAATGATTTGCAAGCCTTGGAATTGATTTCATAAAAGATATGTTTAGACATTCATTGGGTGTattttaaatattgatttactaGAGTCTTTGTCTTAGAGGATGCTTTTTCCACAAAAAGGTAATAAATTTATTTCCTAATTTATAATAATGGACGATCCATTGTATATATCACAAGTTAACTTTGGAGATCTAATATAGTATCGTATATAAggattctataaattttttttgcatCCATTGCATTTTTTAGTCTTTTAGTTATTAAATGCTTGAGGTCTTGTCTTGTTAGGTTTGGTTGTATGATAAATATAAGACAGCTTTTTCTTTTAGTGCCATGTTATATGTGTTCCTTATCATGCTTTTGAAATAAATTAGACTTCAGCAGGGTTACATAGGGATGTGCTCCCCTTCTTTCTCCCAACCCACGTCTCTGTCATACCTGTTACAGTGGGACAGCATGGGCTGTCCTGTCTGTCCTTTCCCTAGGGAAACTGGGGATGTGTCCCCACAATGTTGTCCAGGGGGGCTAATGTACCCAGGATTGTGGGGGATGGTTAGATGTCCCCCCAATTCTCAGCAAATTATAACTGTACAAATAGCAAGTGTATGATAGCATACAACCGTAGAAGGAAATTGTAACTAAGGatctgttgatgtgtgttttatgcacataacattcagaataaaataccaaagtactttacccactcttgaacaaaatcacctcagatgttgagggtaagatcaactaaaatgattccaaggtttctacagtcaggtcttgatgagtgggtaactcaatggtcgatgtgaattgctgttttcacttggggacttacacaattgtttgaATTAACTTCATTTATCATGAATGTGGAAGAGGTGTGTTGATAAATTAGGATTTGACAATATTGCTTTGGACTCAATTCTAACAAGACTTACTAAAAAATGACAAaagggaatagggtttaggagatctattctaagcctaggaatgtaggaaatgatgaacaaatttagtggaatcaaactaggcaaggtctcaccatcaaatcgaacagattttgacacgagcttagtgcaatcatctaaggtatttttcatagattttcaaactattaccatcaagcattgagaccatccaagttgatgcataataATGGATATGTAATAATCAAAGTTAAGTTTGCATAAATTTCCAGTTGACaatgcaaggcacacttacaatcagcaagaggctagtggtatggattaatagattccacacaaatatactcaacaattctttcattcaatttaacaaacattgaaagcaaattctaatctaaaattctaatctaacttggaggaattgagaaccttgaatgcaagacaacacttgaaaaacaaaatcaccatcaagtcgaacaatgatttatattaaAAAAGCTacaacatataccaacaattctacaaaatctctcccttacaaatgagaggcaatgaggtatatatagagtctcatacaaaatggatgccaagattaaaactaaatcaagggccaagatcatgccaacaaagccCTAGAGTTGcc is part of the Cryptomeria japonica chromosome 10, Sugi_1.0, whole genome shotgun sequence genome and harbors:
- the LOC131042759 gene encoding uncharacterized protein At4g37920, which translates into the protein MASMAPASLYLQSSGNRLHSASSSSLTKLAYPRPTNFAFPNGRSRRANAFRGFRVALPRTAIDLYRNWSYSALRALQSSSMANLGDQKGVAEDIKVSLDGKEQENIPNTEDSEDVELEKGYKMSTVCDRMIDVFMTEKPNSSDWRKLLAFTEEWEKIKPHFFNRCRMRADDSNDPEIKQNLLRLIRKVKEVDDDMQRHNELFKQVQENPLEIDTIVARRRKDFTRDFFEHLKIISDSHQNNLEAKDELARIASKCLTALQAHDKALADHVALGKAQLKFDDVLNSPSLEVARNKINNLAKKNQLDSTFMLTVSKAWAAAKESTLMKDECKDILFQLYVEARRSLQEQVPKEVRIIKYLLTIEDPELQLAALAQAFTPGDEIQGKDADVLYTKPEYLHRMIQVVLDAYYSSRQGTLIKEARKLMNPMVIQRLEVLKGVVEQNFM